The Aggregicoccus sp. 17bor-14 genome contains the following window.
CGGGCCTCCACCTGGCCGCTCGAGCAGGAGCTCGCGCTGGTGGAGACGCTGTTCGCGCTGCACCTGCTGCGCGACCCGCAGCGCTTCACCTTCGCGCTGCAGGTGCCGCCCGAGGTGCGCGCGCTGCCGGTGCCGCCCCTGCTGCTCCTGCCGCTCGCGGAGAACGCCGTGAAGCACGGGCCCGCGGCGGGCCATGCGGGGGCGCTGCGGCTCACGGCCGAGCCACACGGCGCCTCCCACGTCCTGCTGCAGCTGGAGAACCCCGGCCCCTACCGCGGCCCGCGCGAGGGCAGCGACGGACTGCCCACCCTGCAGCGCCGCCTCGCGCTCGCCTACGGCGGCCAGGCCACGCTCCGGCTCGAGGAGCAGGGCGGGCGCACCTGCGCGAGCCTCCTCCTGCCCCGAGAGGGGCCCCTCCCGGATGTGCTCACATGACCCTGCGCGTGCTCATCGCGGACGACGAGCTGCTCGCGCGCCGGCGCCTGCACCGGCTGCTCGGCGCGCTGCCGGACGTGGAGGTGGTGGGCGAGTGCGGCGACGGCAAGGAGGTGCTCGCGCGCGTGCACCAGGGCGGCGTGGACGTGGTGCTCCTGGACATCCACATGCCCCACCTCAGCGGCATGGAGGCGATGCGCCTGTTCCCCGCGGACGGGCCCTACGTCATCTTCTGCACCGCGCACCCGGACCACGCGGTGCAGGCCTTCGACTCGGGCGCGGTGGACTACGTGCTCAAGCCGCTGGAGCCCGCGCGGCTGCAGAAGGCGCTGGAGCGCGCGCGCAGCCGCGACGCCCAGCGCCGCTTCGAGGCGGAGCGCGCGCGCCACCGGCCGGGCGCCGCCGCTACCGCGCCCCCCGCACTCGAGCGCCTGCCCATCCCCACCCGCCAGGGCATCGTGCTGGTGGACCCGCGCCAGGTGACGCACCTGCAGCTGGGAGATGGGCTGGTGACGGTGTTCACGCTCACCGGGCAGTACCTCAGCGACGCCAGCCTGCAGGAGCTGCAGGCGCGGCTGCCCCCCACCTTCGAGCGCGTGCACCGGCGCGCCCTGCTCAACCTCGAGCAGGTGCGGCAGCTCGAGCCCCTGGAGACCGGCGGCTACATCGCGCGCACGGTGCAGGGGCACGCGGTGGAGGTCTCGCGCCAGAGCGCGCGCGAGCTGCGGCGCAGGCTGGGGCTGCGCCGTGGGCCTGATGACGAGCCCTGAAGACGAGCCCTGAAGACGAGAGCCGCTAGCCCGGCCGCTCGATGTGCCCGTCCGCGTGGCGCGCGAAGCGCCCTTCGGACAGCGGGTGCACCGGGTCGCTCGAGTCCCAGGGCCAGCCGCCGAACTGGGTGCGCTGGTAGTCGGCGAAGGCCTGCTGGATCTCCTCGCGCGAGTTCATGACGAAGGGCCCGTACTGCACCACCGGCTCGGCGATGGGGCGCCCCTGCAGCATCAGCAGCTCGACCTCTTCCGGACCTGCCTCCAGTGCCGCGGGCGCGTCCGCGCGCAGCTCCACCGCGTGCGAGGGCGGGATGTCCCGGCCCCCGATGCGCAGGGCGCCGCCCTTGAAGAAGTAGAGGGTGCGGTTCACCCCGGCGGGCGCGGGCGGCAGGGTCCAGCGCGCGCCGGGCGCGAGCTTCAGCGTCCAGATGGCCACGTCCGAGCCCGGCTGCGAGGCCCAGGAGTCGGGCGGGGGCGGCAGGCCCTTGAGCCCCTCGAGGCCTCCCGCCACCACCACCACCTCGGTGCTGCGGCCGGCCTCGTCCCGGAACACCTGGCGCGGGATGCGCTCGCGCCAGAGCATGGAGAAGTAGGGCTCCACCATCTTGCTCTTGCGCGGGAGGTTGAGCCAGATCTGGAACAGCTCCACGGGGTTCGGCTTCTCGCGGTTGAGCAGCGGGAACATCTCCGAGTGGTTGATGCCCTTGCCGGCGGTGAGCCACTGCACGTCGCCGCCGCCGAAGCGCGCCGCAGCCCCCAGCGAGTCCGCGTGGTCCAGCAGCCCCTCGCGCACGATGGTCACCGTCTCGAAGCCGCGGTGCGGGTGGTGCGGAAAGCCCGGCACCACCTCGCCGTGGTACATGCGCCAGCCGTCCTTGCCCTCGAAGTCCTGGCCCAGGTCGCGCCCCTCCAGCGAGGCCGCCGGCCCGAAGTGCTCGTTGCCCGGCGGGAAGGCGTCGTCGTGGTGCACGCAGAAGAGGAAGGGGCTGGGCGTGCGCCAGGGCATGCCCAACGCGCTCACCGACCGCACCACGTCACTGCCCTCGCTTCGCTCCACGCTCATCGCTGCGTCTCCTTGCGCCGGCGCGGCGCATCCCCATGCATAGCGGCGGGCGTGCGGCAGTGCACGGGGCAGGGCGGGGGAGGTTGTGCCGCTGCACGCTCCCGGGCCCCAATGGTGCTCATGACCCTGGCCCCGTCGCCTCTCGCCCGCCTGCTCACCGTGGCGCTGCTCGCCTGCGGCCTGGCCCCTGCCGCCGCGCGCGCCGAGGGCCTCTTCCACAACTCCAGCGCCTCGCTGCTCTACGGCACGAACTTCCACGACGCCTCGGTGGGCAACGACCCGCCGGGCGGCAAGCTGCTCACCGTCACGCTCGAGAACTTCACCGAGTTCCCGCTCGGCGACAGCTTCTTCTTCCTCGACCTGACGAACGGGGACTACGGCGAGGGGCCCGCGGACGACTACCGCATGTACGGCGAGTGGAACCCGCGCCTCAGCCTCTCCAAGATCTCCGGCCGCAGCTTCGCCCTCGGGCCGCTGAAGGACGTGCTGCTCACGTACGAGCACAACCGCGGCAGCAGCGGCTTCGTCTCCAACAACTACGGCCTCGGGCTGGACTTCCGCGTGCCGCACGTGGCGGTGCTCACGCTCAACACCTACCTGCGCAACGACAACTTCAGCCCGCCCACGCTGCAGCTCACCTTCGTCTGGTACGCGCCCTTCATCACGGGGCCGCTGCGCTGGACCTTCGGCGGCTTCGCGGACCTGTTCCGCATCCGCGGCGCGCCGGAGGGGCAGGGCGGGTGGGATCTCATGACCCAGCCGCAGCTGCTGCTGGACGTGGGCGCGCTCGCGGGGCTCTCCCCCGAGCGGGTGAAGGTGGGCACCGAGTGGTACCTGCACCGCAGCGGGCTGGGGCTGCGCAGCGCGCCCCAGGCGATGCTGCGGCTCGCCTACTGAGCGAGGCCCGCGGCCGCGGCCTCGGCCTCCACCTGCGCGTAGTCGAGGTCCGCGTGGGCGTCCGCGTCCACGAGCGCGCCGGCCTTCTCCTCCACGTGCTCGCGCAAGGCGGGGAACAGCGCCATCACGCTGTCGGAGCGCACGGTGGAGGGCAGCGCGCGCGCCTCGGTGAGCAGCGTGCCGCGGCTGCTGCCCGCGTCCAGCGCGCCGTGGAAGCCCTCGCTGGCGATCTCGTTCGCCCCGCCCGGCAGCTTGAAGCCCGCGGAGGCGTAGGGGCGGCGGAAGGAGAGCAGCACCTGGGCGGGGTACTCCACGCTCAGGGGCTGCAGGGCGGTGCGCGCGCGGAAGAAGAGGTCCGGGTACTTCGCGTCCCGGGTGAGCGCGAACAGCTCCTCGTCCGTGTGCACGCTGAAGGGCGGCGCCTTGCCGTCCTCCCCGCTCGCATCGTCGCCGCCGTGCGCGTTCAGCTTCACGCCCAGCTCGCCGTACTTGCCGTCCGAGGGCAGGTAGTAGCGGTTCTGCGCGGGGTCGTAGCCGAAGCTGACCAGCACCTTGCCGTTTCGCCACAAGCCGTACCACTCGAGCGCCACGCCGGGCAGCAGCGCGGCGATGTCCGGCCGGGGACTGGCGCGCGCGAGCGCCACATCCACCGCGTTCAGGGTGGAGGCGCGGCGCGCCACCTCCTCCGAGAGCTCCGGGTCGGTGTGCAGCGCGAGGTAGCTCACGCGCGTGTGGATGATGGGGATGGCGTACACCTGCCCCGTGCCCCGCCCCTCCGCGAGCCGCTTCACCGGGGTGAGGCCGAGCCCCGGCATCAGGCTCTCGAAGTCCAGCAGCTCGGGGCCCCGCGCGCGCTGGAAGTCCATGCCGTGGTCGGAGAGCAGCGTGAAGACGTAGCGGCGCTCGGGGTGCTTCTTCTTGAAGTCCTGGATGCGGCGCCACACCTGCAGGAAGGCGCGCGTCACGTCCTCCTTGTGCTGGATGTGGCCCATGGCGTCCACCTCCAGCAGGTAGCCGGTGAAGGTGTGCGCGAACTCGCCGCGGCGCGGCAGCAGGAAGAAGAGGTTGTCCAGCGCGTCGCCCAGCGCGCCCTCGCTGTCGCGGTAGCTCCAGAGCGTGGAGAGGTAGCCGTCCGCGTAGCTGTCGAAGGCGCGGTAGTAGGGCGGGCCCTCCAGCAGCGGCGCGGCGGGGAACTCCGGCAGCGCGTGCGTGGCGAGCCCGGGCAGCCCCGCGCGCTTCACCTCGTCGCCCACCGGATCGTAGTACTGGTACTCGTAGCCGCTCTCGCGCGGCGTGCGCAGGATGCGGCTCCAGCTCGCGTCCGACGTCGCCGGGAACATGGAGACGAAGGGCGCCGCGCTCCACCCGCCGCCGGGCCCGAGCGCCTCGCGCAGCGAGCGGTCCTGGCGCGCCGCGTCCTGCACCGTGTCGTAGGAGAGCCCGTCCACCGCGAGGAACACCTGCACCTCGGGGTTCGCGCCCGGGTCGCCGTGCACCGGCACGCTGTTGAGCAGCGCGAACTGGTCCCAGTCGCAGCCGGCGAGCGGCAGCGCGAGGAGGCCCGCGAGCAGCGCGAGGCGGCGCGCGCGCCTCACAGCTGCAGCCCCAGGCTGAGCAGGGGCTGGCCCTGGATGCCGTCGCGGCTGTGGCGGTACACGTAGCCCAGGCGCGCCTCGAAGCTCTCCGTGTGGAAGCGGTAGGAGGCGCCGAACACCTGCATGCTGTCGCGCGCGCTCGTGCC
Protein-coding sequences here:
- a CDS encoding LytTR family DNA-binding domain-containing protein codes for the protein MTLRVLIADDELLARRRLHRLLGALPDVEVVGECGDGKEVLARVHQGGVDVVLLDIHMPHLSGMEAMRLFPADGPYVIFCTAHPDHAVQAFDSGAVDYVLKPLEPARLQKALERARSRDAQRRFEAERARHRPGAAATAPPALERLPIPTRQGIVLVDPRQVTHLQLGDGLVTVFTLTGQYLSDASLQELQARLPPTFERVHRRALLNLEQVRQLEPLETGGYIARTVQGHAVEVSRQSARELRRRLGLRRGPDDEP
- a CDS encoding pirin family protein, translated to MSVERSEGSDVVRSVSALGMPWRTPSPFLFCVHHDDAFPPGNEHFGPAASLEGRDLGQDFEGKDGWRMYHGEVVPGFPHHPHRGFETVTIVREGLLDHADSLGAAARFGGGDVQWLTAGKGINHSEMFPLLNREKPNPVELFQIWLNLPRKSKMVEPYFSMLWRERIPRQVFRDEAGRSTEVVVVAGGLEGLKGLPPPPDSWASQPGSDVAIWTLKLAPGARWTLPPAPAGVNRTLYFFKGGALRIGGRDIPPSHAVELRADAPAALEAGPEEVELLMLQGRPIAEPVVQYGPFVMNSREEIQQAFADYQRTQFGGWPWDSSDPVHPLSEGRFARHADGHIERPG